The sequence GCAGGATATAGAAGCATGTTACACTACATAATgcctatgtagtgttatgtaatgtactgtatatgtacaacAGTACCTCTATGTAGATGTAGTGTTGGCTGTTCTTGATAGCGTGGACGTAGGCGTTGTGGATGGATTCTTCATGGTACTTTATACCAGCTGACCAGTCAGATGCTGAGCGCAGGATCTGACATTGgacacagacaggaagagagtggaaatgtGCAGTTGGATATTCAAGCCATAAAACTTGTGGGTGTAGGATGgtgcgtgtgttagtgtgtgtttacctgtactTTTGCAGGGATGCAGTTGGGGACCTGGTATCTGATCTCTCCTGCGGTAGTGTGAGACTTGGGCAGGAGGTACGGGTAGGAGAGAGAACGATACTTTGGCTTCATTATCTAGAgccagatagagagacagacaaagaggaaGTGAAAGGGGGgaagcaagacagagagagaaatgatcATTTACCAAAATGCTGTTCTTGTACAGAAATTGTGAAGGCGTCAGACATGTTACCTCTGAATCTTATTGACATCACTGTGACCTGTGTCTGACCTTGCAGAAGTTCCAGCGCTGGATGAAGTGTCTGGCCACATCCCTGGCAGCCTTCCCATGAACCACGGAGGCGATGTCATGCCACGGCATCCTGGGGTGGGTGTGCCTGTCAATGAAGTCTGGCGAGACGGGATACAGTGATGTACAGGTAGGTGTGTGTTTATGACCAGGTTCAAGTGTGTGTTCAGGTGATGTCGCTTACCGTCAAAGGGCTTGTCCAGTTGGATCCAGTCTTTGTATACAAAGTTGCAGTAGTCTTTCCCATGCCAGAATCTTGTATCTCCAACCAactctcctactcctcctatTCCTGTTTGCATGCTACGCACCGTCTCTATAAaggccagacagacacatagaagTTAAACATTAAGCGTATAGGGCCAGGAGGTTTTCCTGACTCTGATCTGACCAGGAAAACATTTCCCTGCACCTCCCAAAACCAGCAGCAGGGGGCAGTGGAaatcagaaggggaaaggggatacctagtcagttgttcaaatGAATGCCTTCaacaggtaccctagtggttagagcgttgggccagtaaccgaaaggttcgtGGATTGAATACCTGACAAGGTAAacaaacatctgttgttctgcccctgagcaaggcagttaacccacttttccagGGGCGACAAAGACGTAAGGCGtcccctagcacctctctgattcagagggattgggttaaatgcggaagacacatttcagttgaaatcAGAAGAGACTccaagagagagaggttgtttacTATAAGTAGTTAGTTTCAAGGTTTAAATGAGTTTTATAAGGATTTGTTTCCTCAATGCATTAAACAAACAGTGGACAGAAAGACAGTTGAGAGACAAAATAGTCCCCGGACAGACggacgcacacagagagagagagagaacacaccccacacacacacacacacacacacagagagagagagagagagcacaccccACACAGCCATGACACAGAGTCACAGTCCATCCTGTTTCAGACAGATATGTCAGCTCATTTACCCGCAGCAGCGGTCTTGTCTGAGTCTAGCTACATAGATTAATAACATTCACAGTAGTAAAAACATAGTGATCTGAGGAAAACATCTGAACATTCCCAGGCATAACCACAACCAGAAGTTGTGTGCGTGCAAGCTGCAGTAAGCTGCCATTTGAAGGGATAATATGTCTGGGTGGGTCTTTGCCTCCTCCACATTCCTTGAAATTCTTCCGCCATAAAAACACACTGCAGAGGGCCTAGTCTGCAACATGGGGGATGCTTATTGACCTTGTACAAACAAAGTCTTGACATGAGCACAGACACTCATGCCATGCCAGGCCACGCCACACGGTGCAGAAAgacctggggcctcatttataaacatTGCCACACAAAATATGCCCCAAAACATGCGTGCACCAGTTTTCACGCAAAAGTCGGCCTTTATAAAAACGGAAATGTATGTTACAATGTGCTTATTATCCTCCCGTAAATCTCAGACCATGTGTACAACAGTTTCTAATGGTACAAGTATTGCATTGCAAATAGGCAACAGTAGACTAGCCTTGTGCAGGAAtatatgtcacgacttccgccgaagtcggctcctctccttgttcgggcggcgttcagcggtcgacgtcaccggctttctagccatcgccgctccattttccatgtatccatttgttttgtcttgttccctgcacacctggtattcattccccaatcacactgcatgtatttattactctgttccccctcatgttcTTGTGTGAGATTGTTTTGTGTTACGTGTCTATTTTGATGCGCTATACTGGTATGCTTTTATTCCGTGTTTTATTTCACGAGATATGTTTATTTGTTTGTACATATTATTGTGACTGTTTGCGCGTTTGCACTTTTGCCAATTGGCTGGAGGTTTGGACGCAGTGGCGTCCGTCTGTTGGTTTCTCCTGCCTAAATAAAGTGTGCGCCTGTGTacacctctctgctctcctgcacctgactccgctCCCAGTACGCACATCATTGACAATATATGACAGTCTTATTTAAAACAAATAGCTAAATATAATAAGATGCACTAATTTGCCATTAGTTAGAAGAGCAAAAATCTATTTATTTTATCTTTGCATTCTAAAATCATTTGAAATAATCATCTATTTCCTATTGTTTATTTAATTTCCACAATCATTGCAGACTAAAACCTTGTCTGACTGGGATGTTTTTATACTCGCTACATCTGaaaatagcctataggcctacaacAGGGTAGGATAGGCTACCATTCTTCCCATCTCTCTTAATTGGACCCACTTCACAGTAGTAAATAAACAGATATGCTTTTGAAGTATTTTGCTCTATGCGGACCGATGGTCCACTTTTCCAGTGATGTTTGTAGACTACGTCTGAATATTGTAGCCTAATGTAACATTTCTTGAGTAAATAATATTTAAATGATAAACATAATAGCCTACataatacatagatatatacataccATAGCCATTGCAGAATAAATTCCTCACATTTTCTGGCATGAGTTCATATTCCTGAAGTAGCCATGCAATAATTTAACATGCGCATCTCTCATTATGCCTAATAGATAGGCTATTGTACTTCCAGGTTATTGCTCTCTGCATCCGAATGGGAGCACGTTGTATAACATAGAGCTTAACAGGTGAACAGACAGTTGATATTTAGCGTTGAAGTGTGTTAACTACCACTGTAGGTAGGCCCACTGTAGTTTACTTTTTTTCCCCTGAGTAGACAATGTTTCAGAATTCGCCGGCAGTGCAGCATATTTAGGTTCAGGAAAAGGTCAAATGCAAAACATTAGTGAATTAAACCGATCTGTTTACAGGTCCACAACAATGTTCAATAGTTTGTCTTTCAGACACGGTCAGATACAGCAAATGTCACTGCGAAAGAAAACATTCTGCCAAAATCTCCAAAGAGATTGATCAAGTTCGCCAAGTTCTCCTATATTTCCTTTAGATACTGTCTTGGCCTAATTACAAAATATACAGCAAATAAGGACGTTGTCACCATAATAGATGAATGATGAGGGTTTTCAGGCGGAGTTATTATGCTTGTTTATACACGCAGTTTCTGCAGGTCTGACTTATAATGGGAAACTTGCCTATTTATGGCAGGCATGTGCCAAGTTGATCAATCTCAATATTTTGGTGCATGCTCAGTCTACAGATATTTCATATCCAATTTACACAAcggttataaatgaggcccctgagATATTTGCACTCTTTCAGAGAGACACACGTGATGAACACTGCAAAGCACACTGGGTGATGAGTTTAGCAGCGGGACAGTTGAAGCCCCGATCCCACAGCACATCCTCCAATCAGAGACGCACTCACCAGCCTGTGCCAACCCAATGGGAGGGGCCAGTCTCAGCTCCACCCCTCTAGTAAGGATCAGATTGTGTTGGCTGTTGACGCTGTTCGTCCAACCTGGACAGAGAGACTGCCATTTAACCTCTGCAGACTAtggtcctgtccctctctctgcacctGAAGCACTGTGGTCTCTAAATGCGTGCTGGTGCGTGAATTTCTAATTCTGGGAGACTCCAGACCAAAATGGGGATAGCAAGCTAGTATTATAGTACCAAAGATACTGGTAACTAACCAAAGATATCTCATCGGCGTTgtttccaatgggagcaaatgaagcacagtgggcagaacaagcaaggaggtgggcagggccaagcacgagctagcgagatcctattggcgcgttTTAGCATGGAGTTGCATATTTTCCTACTCTGTGAATTCCgtgtgtgcaataactcaatttgccctttcactccttctaaacaacgcATTTTCTTTTTACTTTGGCAAATGGTCAAGTCTACAAATGTTAGTGCAATCTGTTCATAACAAATTCTAGATAACTGCATCGAGATTTATCAATCTGAAAGTTAGCAGAATGTCCGCCAAGTTTcatctcgctccatcttctccattCTCAATCTTCTCCCACAGCCCGCTggacttcctctcatcaccatatttggtggtGAGTGGAAGTTCCAAACGGACGCTTCAGATCTGATTCTTCTATCTACATAATGCTAGCGTGAACTGAGTAGTTTGCTATGCTAACATTGGTATTGTTTACCAAGTGATAAGCAGAGCACCAGCATCAATGTAGCGTTGTGTTGAGTAGTTAGTAGAGAAGAGTTAGTGCTGTTAAACATTCAAAACAGTTAGGCATGACGGTTAGATACACAAAGCAGCAAATGACTCCGTAAAATGCAACAATTTGGGCAACGTTTAGCTTCTTCATGCGTTTATGACATGTGCacgcaggcctttctaatcgacctggccggggtatcctggaaggatattgatctcatcccgtcagtagaggatgcctggatattttttttaaatgccttcctaaccatcttaaataaacatgccccattcaagaaatttagaaccaggaacagatatagcccttggttctccccagacctgactgcccttaaccaacacaaaaacatcctatggcgttctgcattagcatcgaacagcccccgtgatatgcagctattcagggaagctagaaaccgttatacacaggcagttagaaaagccaaggctagctttttcaagcagaaatttgcttcctgcaacactaactcaaaaaagttctgggacactgtaaagtccatggagaataagaacacctcctcccagctgcccactgcactgaagataggaaacactgtcaccactgataaatccaccataattgagaatttcaataagcatttttctacggctggccatgctttccacctggctactcctaccccggtcaacagcactgcacccccaacagcaactcgcccaagccttccccatttctccttctcccaaatccattcagctgatgttctgaaagagctgaaaaatctggacccctacaaatcagccgggctagacaatctggaccctttctttctaaaattatctgccgaaattgttgccacccctattactagcctgttcaaactctctttcgtgtcgtctgagattcccaaagattggaaagcagctccggtcatccccctcttcaaagggggggacactcttgacccaaactgctacagacctatatctatcctaccatgcctttctaaggtctttgaaagccaagtcaacaaacagattaccgaccattttgaatctcaccataccttctctgctatgcaatctggtttcagagctggtcattggtgcacctcagccacgctcaaggtcctaaacgatatcttaaccgccatcgataagaaacattactgtgcagccgtattcattgatctggccaaggctttcgattctgtcaaccaccacatcctcatcggcagactcgacagccttggtttctcaaatgattgcctcgcctggttcaccaactacttctctgatagagttcagtgtgtcaaatcggagggtctgctgtccggacctctggcagtctctatgggggtgccacagggttcaattcttggaccgactctcttctctgtatacatcaatgaggtcgctcttgctgctggtgagtccctgatccacctctacgcagacgacaccattctgtatacttccggctcttctttggacactgtgttaacaaccctccaggcaagcttcaatgccatacaactttccttccgtggcctccaattgctcttaaatacaagtaaaactaaatgcatgctcttcaaccgatcgctacctgcacctacccgcctgtccaacatcactactctggatggctctgacttagaatacgtggacaactacaaacacttaggtgtctggttagactgtaaactctccttccagacccatatcaaacatctccaatccaaagttaaatctagaattggcttcctatttcgcaacaaagcatccttcactcatgctgccaaacatacccttgtaaaactgaccatcctaccaatcctcgactttggcgatgtcatttacaaaatagcctccaataccctactcaacaaattggatgcagtctatcacagtgcaatccgttttgtcaccaaagccccatatactacccaccattgcgacctgtacgctctcgttggctggctctcgcttcatactcgtcgccaaacccactggctccatgtcatctacaagaccctgctaggtaaagtccccccttatctcagctcgctggtcaccatagcatctcccacctgtagcacacgctccggcaggtatatctctctagtcacccccaaaaccaattctttctttggccgcctctccttccagttctctgctgccaatgactggaacgaactacaaaaatctctgaaactggaaacacttatctccctcactagctttaagcaccaactgtcagagcatcttacagattactgcacctgtacatagcccacctataatttagcccaaacaactacctctttcccaactgtatttaatttatttatttattttgctcctttgcaccccattatttttatttctactttgcacattcttccattgcaaaactaccattccagtgttttacttgctatattgtatttactttgccaccatggccttttttgcctttacctcccttctcacctgatttgctcacattgtatatagacgtgtttatactgtattattgactgtatgtttgttttactccatgtgtaactctgtgtcgttgtatctgtcgaactgctttgctttatcttggccaggtcgcaattgtaaatgagaacttgttctcaacttgcctacctggttaaataaaggtgaaataataaataaataaataaataaaacaaaatgtaCGGACTCACTCTCTTCTGAGCTATCCACACTGCTAACAGAGTCGGCGTGGGCCAGTCCATGTTTCTGCAGGTGTCTCTTCATACTGAACCCTGTCCTCCTAATTCTCCCCAGACCCTTCAACTTGGGCTGGTCCCCTGAGTCCACTACCAGGGCAGTAGCACCCTTCCCATTGCTAGGGGCAGAACTACTGGTCGGTGCGGTGGCCATCTTGAAGGAGGATCCCTCAGCCTGTGGAGACAGGAGGcaggagacagaaagacagagcgagaggaaaGTTGGTGTGGATGTCTGGTCCTCACATGCTCTATGTTGGCTAGTGATCATGTGACACTCAGCCTGTGTATGTGGTTGTGTGTCTGACCTGCTCCAGGGCTACAGAGCGCGTCACACTCCCCACGTCCGTCAGACGGTGCTCTCTGTCATCCCAGCGACCGTAAGCCAGGTCGATCCCACCCACGAAGGCCACTGATTGGTCGATGATGATGATCTTCTCGTGATGCGCCCACAGGTATACAGAGGAGGAGACATGGTCCGGATGACGCATCACCTacagaagaaacacacacacacacacacacacacacacttttactacATAAAAGGATACCTCTATACCAGTGGAGGctactgaggggaggatggctcataataatggttggaatggagtgaatggaatggcatcaaacacacatGGAACCCATGCGTTTCATGCATCTGATACCATTCCATCGATTCTGCTCCAgacattaccacaagcccgtcctccccaattaaggtgccaccaacctcctatgCTCTATAAACAACTATAAACACACTGTAaacacatttcacacacacacacacacctaccttgACATTGGGGTGGAGGTGCATTAGTGTTCTCTTGCTGTATTCACTGTTGATGCCCAGAGCTAGCTCCACCTCCTTATACAGCATCACAAAGATACGCACTCCCTGTTGCTatagggacagaaagacagagtcaCCGTTACTAATCGCCACATAATCAAATAATTTAATCAATGATAAGATCCACACTAAGGCAGTTTGAGGGGTGCAAATGGACCAATGAGACAGCATTTTGTTGCTCACCGCTTTGCGTCTCAGGATGCAGTCAAGGCGCCAGCGGTTTCCCTCGACAACCGGCCTCTTCATAAAGATCTCAGGGCTCAgcctaaaaacacacacatacaatcaaatgtattttttaaagccctttttccatcagccgatgtcacaaagtgctgtacagaaaccctgcctaaaaccccaaacagcaagcattgcagatgtagaagcacggtggctaggaaaaactccctagaatggcaGGAATCTAggaaggaacctagagaggaaccaggctctgagggtaaACCAGGCTCTGGCGGCTGACAGCTGTGTGGGGTGGGTGTAACAGTATTCCAGGTCTCTGATTGTAACCCATCTGTTTGACCACAGTCTGCCTTGGAGGTGTGACCGCTCTGtgctctccacacacacacacacacacacacacacacacacacacacacacacacacacacacacacacacacacacacacacacacacacacacacacacacacacacacacacacacacacacacacacacacacacacacacacacacacacaccaccagtcAGTGATGAAGATCTCTTCTTCAGCCTCCTCCAGAGCGTCTGCCACGTCGGCCATGTAGGTCTTCCCATTCACATACCTATAAACAGAGTTATATTATAGTCACACACTTAAAACACAGTGCGGTCTCTCtttcatacactctctctctctctctccctctctctctctctctctctctggtaaacagacacacaaaCCTTCCCACGCACGCCAGCATACAACCACCCACAGACTTTCACTGTTGCACACACCCCCCTATGTCTCACACAGACAGTATAGTGTTGCCCCAGCAGGTGACAGGTGATGAGAAGCCCAGTGTCATTTTCCCTCTCTTTGTGTCAAGTTACTCCAGTGAGACAGATATCTTTAAGGGCTGTAACTGGGCCAAAGTGTACCTGGGATTACCTGGGATAACCCACCTGCCACACTAGCTGGCCTTTATGCTCTACTGGGACTTTGGTGTGTACAGTAAATGTGCCTTGAAAAAATACATTCCCAGAGTAATTTcccattttaaatatatattctgCATTGTTCTCACTTAATGTTCAGACTGGGGTGTTATTTAACTCTGACTGTATTAAACGTGTCGTGGTTTAATGATTGTGGTGTAGCTGTGGATACCATTTGGCTGGGATGTTGTGCTCCTGTCGGGCGAAGGAACCGAAGCGGTGGTCGGTCAGGAAGGCAGAGCCATGCTTCTGGACGAAGCCCTCGATGGCCTGACCCCACCACCTGGCATGTCTGTAGCTGCTGCATTTCAACACCAGGGCCCTGCAGAatatacacacaacacaaaaACAATGATTGTTGAAACTTCTTTTTACTCAATGATTTGTCTGAATCATTTCTGTAGATTCTGTGTTTTTCAATACTCCTTGGTGAGGTAGCAACCtacttttgtatttatttttacaacCAACCCACCTGGAAAGGCTATCAATCCGTACTCCgtgtctggtctctgtgtctTTGGAGTCCATTTTGATGCAGAACTCTTTATCCACCAGGAGAACAAAGGCAATGGCTCCCGAGTCTGGCTTCATGTAGAGGAGGAACGAATCCTTCACCACCaaccagctagacagacagacagacagacactagagttTATTATTACAGCACAGCTCAGCAGTATCAGCTGGAGCAGTAAGAGGAGATATGAGACAACATCTGGACTCCAGAGGAGGATATAATCATTCTCAGACTTTGATATTTCACCTATTATTCAGTATACTGACCGTTTGGATCAGCGGTAGCACATCTTGATATTTCATCTATTATTCAGGGTACTGACCATTTGGACCAGCGGTAGCACATCTTGATATTTCATCTATAATTCAGGGTACTGACCATTTGGACCAGCGGTAGCACATCTTGATATTTCATCTATTATTCAGGGTACTGACCGTTTGGATCAGCGGTAGCACATCTTGATATTTCATCTATTATTCAGGATACTGACCGTTTGGATCAGCGGTAGCACATCTTGATATTTCATCTATTATTCAGGATACTGACCGTTTGGATCAGCGGTAGCACATCTTGATATTTCATCTATTATTCAGGGTACTGACCGTTTGGATCAGCGGTAGCACATCTTGATATTTCATCTATTATTCAGGATACTGACCGTTTGGATCAGCGGTAGCACATCTTGATATTTCATCTATTATTCAGGATACTGACCGTTTGGATCAGCGGTAGCACATCTTGATATTTCATCTATTATTCAGGATACTGACCGTTTGGATCAGCGGTAGCACATCTTGATATTTCATCTATTATTCAGGGTACTGACCGTTTGGATCAGCGGTAGCACATCTTGATATTTCATCTATTATTCAGGATACTGACCGTTTGGATCAGCGGTAGCACATCTTGATATTTCATCTATTATTCAGGGTACTGACCGTTTGGATCAGCGGTAGCACATCTTGATATTTCATCTATTATTCAGGATACTGACCGTTTGGATCAGCGGTAGCACATCTTGATATTTCATCTATTATTCAGGATACTGACCGTTTGGACCAGCGGTAGCACATCTTGCTATGACCACAGCAGTTAAGTCCTGGGATACGATGACCACCTGACCGCTTGTACACCATCCCTTCTCTGGGGAAAtgaagagaacaagtagaatacttCTCTTCCTGACTGAAGTATCATGGTGGTAATGAGtagttagttacagtagataGTGTAGAGTTACTCACAAGCCTTTAGGTCCCAGATCATGGATGAAGGATAGCTGGCTGACGTCTATAAACTCCATCTAAGAGAAACAAGAACATTTGAAAGTTGGACATATCCTCGTAGCGTGGACATctccagcagtgtgtgtgtgtgtgtgtctcaccgtagCATGGTAGTTTCTGTACATAGACATCTTCAGCAGCTTGTTCAGGTAGTCCTCCAATGCTTTCTGTAATCAATAAAGACATACCGTGTTAGGAAGAGTAAAGCAGGTGATTAACAGGTGAATGACAAATGTGTTTGCCGAATGGCGTACCCTCCTGCTGGACACCTGTTCCTCCCGGGCCAGCTCATCCCCGCTCCCCCGTGGCAGAGTGGGCATggccctgacctctgacctccgaACACTATGCCTTCTCACTGTGtggctggaagagagagaggggggagagagagaggatggagagaaagagggagtcaATAGGAAATTGTTAGTGTCTTTTCAGTTTCAACATCTTTGatactacctgtgtgtgtgtgtgtgtgtgtgtgtgtgtgtgtgtgtgtgtgtgtgtgtgtgtgtgtgtgtgtgtgtgtgtgtgtgtgtgtgtgtgtgtgtgtgtgtgtgtgtgtgtgtgtgtgtgtgtgtgtgtgtgtgtgtgtgtgtgtgtgtgtgtgtgtgtgtgtgtgtgtgtgtgtgtgtgtgtgtgtgtgtgtgtgtgtgtgtggttttactATCCTAGTAGTACAAATAAGGAACACTTGGACAAGTGGGGATATTTTGCCAGTCCCCAGaaggaaaaaggctattttaggcttaggggttaggtttagagttccAATTAGAGTTAGGATTAGGGtgaggggttaagggttaggggttagtaaaaatgtgatatTAAATAGGAATCCATTTTTTGGTCCCCACATGGGTAGTAAaacaaacaggtgtgtgtgtgtacctgcgggaGGGTAGTGGTATTCTCATGAAAGTCTTGTATCGGAGCAGTTCTCTATGGAGGTCCAGGAAGTGTTTCTCCTTCCTCTTGACCACCCAGCTGAACTCTCCATGTCTCATTTCAATCTTAAATACCGCAGGCAGACTCTACACAGACAGGAAAAATATAAAAGGTAtggctgagtgagtgagtgtgtgtgtgtgttgtggtgcttTGCTAAGGTATGTGCGTGTGTACCTTGTTGACACTGCGCTGTGATGTGATATTGAAGCGGTCCTGTGCAGAGGTGAATCTCTCCACTTCTAGTATCTTAGcggtgatgggagaggagagaaacacctTGACCTCTGCCTCCTTAAACCCCACAGTATTGTAGACAGACGCAAAGCCCCGACGCTCCTCTGGGGGAACACACACATCAgaaactacactacacacacacacacatcagaaactacactacacacacacacacatcagaaactacactacacacacacacacatcagaaactacactacacacacacacatcagaaactacactacacacacacacatcagaaactacactacacacacacacacatcagaaactacactacacacacacacacatcagaaactacactacacacacacacacatcagaaactacactacacacacacacacacatcagaaactacactacacacacatctgCAAGACATAACATTCCCCACACAACATCTTGAGCAAAACTTACCtgcccacactacacacactttGTTGCTCATGAATAGGTTATAAATAGTTAGATGGGTAAAACTGTCTTCTTATAAACTAATCCATCAATCAATGAATAAAAcatttgcgcacacacacaccctacctggGAGTTTAAAGTCCGTAGTGTTATATTCCCCGTCTCCTAGGTACAGCTCACGAGTGTCCAAATTCTCCATAATTTCACTCATATCCGTAGCAACAAGGTGCAACGTGCTATTGGTAGGCTCAGATTGGCGCAGCATGGTTATTGGCTAGCACGCTCGGTGCCCAGGGCTCACCTGGTGGAcaggcagagggggagggaggtagggagagacagggacagacagagagaccaggtagACAACATGACGTCAATGCCAAGTTTATGGAGTCTGACTGCAACATTCGTGTTACTGTTACCCCCATGGCAGtaggttgtatgtgtgtgtaaatatGCAGATAAAGGCTGGTAAGAGTGTTTGAATGGGAACTGGTGAATAGCAACACATCAGGGATGGCCTGTAGTAGCAGGCTAAAGAcaacgaggagaggaggaaacacaATGGAATTCACACACTGTTGCCATAGGCTGTCTTCTCCGTAAGCCACGGCTTAGTGCTAAAATATAACAAGGCTGCTTCCACTCTCCTTAAAGTCCAACTCAAACA is a genomic window of Oncorhynchus gorbuscha isolate QuinsamMale2020 ecotype Even-year linkage group LG12, OgorEven_v1.0, whole genome shotgun sequence containing:
- the LOC123991271 gene encoding phospholipase D1-like isoform X1; translation: MLRQSEPTNSTLHLVATDMSEIMENLDTRELYLGDGEYNTTDFKLPEERRGFASVYNTVGFKEAEVKVFLSSPITAKILEVERFTSAQDRFNITSQRSVNKSLPAVFKIEMRHGEFSWVVKRKEKHFLDLHRELLRYKTFMRIPLPSRSHTVRRHSVRRSEVRAMPTLPRGSGDELAREEQVSSRRKALEDYLNKLLKMSMYRNYHATMEFIDVSQLSFIHDLGPKGLEGMVYKRSGGHRIPGLNCCGHSKMCYRWSKRWLVVKDSFLLYMKPDSGAIAFVLLVDKEFCIKMDSKDTETRHGVRIDSLSRALVLKCSSYRHARWWGQAIEGFVQKHGSAFLTDHRFGSFARQEHNIPAKWYVNGKTYMADVADALEEAEEEIFITDWWLSPEIFMKRPVVEGNRWRLDCILRRKAQQGVRIFVMLYKEVELALGINSEYSKRTLMHLHPNVKVMRHPDHVSSSVYLWAHHEKIIIIDQSVAFVGGIDLAYGRWDDREHRLTDVGSVTRSVALEQAEGSSFKMATAPTSSSAPSNGKGATALVVDSGDQPKLKGLGRIRRTGFSMKRHLQKHGLAHADSVSSVDSSEESWTNSVNSQHNLILTRGVELRLAPPIGLAQAETVRSMQTGIGGVGELVGDTRFWHGKDYCNFVYKDWIQLDKPFDDFIDRHTHPRMPWHDIASVVHGKAARDVARHFIQRWNFCKIMKPKYRSLSYPYLLPKSHTTAGEIRYQVPNCIPAKVQILRSASDWSAGIKYHEESIHNAYVHAIKNSQHYIYIENQFFISCTDNRHVFNKIGDAIAERIIQAYKEGKKFRVYVVTPLLPGFEGDINTGGGSAIQAVMHYNYRTMNRGDCSIISQLKREMDEQWMNYISFCGLRTHAELEGRLVTELVYVHSKMLIADDNTVIIGSANINDRSMLGKRDSEVAVIVEDSETVTAVMDGQEYQAGRYALALRLECFRTILGAHTDLSIDVSDPLSDHFYKEIWMTTCARNATIYQKVFRCLPSSDVRNILELEGYLAKPGLEREDSARAHEELKKIRGFLVQFPLDFLSEQNLLPPIGSKESMVPMEVWT
- the LOC123991271 gene encoding phospholipase D1-like isoform X2, which codes for MLRQSEPTNSTLHLVATDMSEIMENLDTRELYLGDGEYNTTDFKLPEERRGFASVYNTVGFKEAEVKVFLSSPITAKILEVERFTSAQDRFNITSQRSVNKSLPAVFKIEMRHGEFSWVVKRKEKHFLDLHRELLRYKTFMRIPLPSRSHTVRRHSVRRSEVRAMPTLPRGSGDELAREEQVSSRRKALEDYLNKLLKMSMYRNYHATMEFIDVSQLSFIHDLGPKGLEGMVYKRSGGHRIPGLNCCGHSKMCYRWSKRWLVVKDSFLLYMKPDSGAIAFVLLVDKEFCIKMDSKDTETRHGVRIDSLSRALVLKCSSYRHARWWGQAIEGFVQKHGSAFLTDHRFGSFARQEHNIPAKWYVNGKTYMADVADALEEAEEEIFITDWWLSPEIFMKRPVVEGNRWRLDCILRRKAQQGVRIFVMLYKEVELALGINSEYSKRTLMHLHPNVKVMRHPDHVSSSVYLWAHHEKIIIIDQSVAFVGGIDLAYGRWDDREHRLTDVGSVTRSVALEQAEGSSFKMATAPTSSSAPSNGKGATALVVDSGDQPKLKGLGRIRRTGFSMKRHLQKHGLAHADSVSSVDSSEEKTVRSMQTGIGGVGELVGDTRFWHGKDYCNFVYKDWIQLDKPFDDFIDRHTHPRMPWHDIASVVHGKAARDVARHFIQRWNFCKIMKPKYRSLSYPYLLPKSHTTAGEIRYQVPNCIPAKVQILRSASDWSAGIKYHEESIHNAYVHAIKNSQHYIYIENQFFISCTDNRHVFNKIGDAIAERIIQAYKEGKKFRVYVVTPLLPGFEGDINTGGGSAIQAVMHYNYRTMNRGDCSIISQLKREMDEQWMNYISFCGLRTHAELEGRLVTELVYVHSKMLIADDNTVIIGSANINDRSMLGKRDSEVAVIVEDSETVTAVMDGQEYQAGRYALALRLECFRTILGAHTDLSIDVSDPLSDHFYKEIWMTTCARNATIYQKVFRCLPSSDVRNILELEGYLAKPGLEREDSARAHEELKKIRGFLVQFPLDFLSEQNLLPPIGSKESMVPMEVWT